DNA from Mycolicibacterium alvei:
GGCCCGGACAACCGAACCTTGCTGCCGGAGACAGCATTCGGGTGAGCCGCCAAGTGGACCAGGCCGGGACGACGAGCTATGCGTTCTTCGACTTCGAGCGCACCTGGCCGTTGGTCGCGCTCGCCGTGGTGTTCGCGGTCGTGATCGTGGCGGTGGCGCGCTGGCGCGGCCTGCGTGCGATCGTCGGCATCGTGGTGGCCTTCGCGGTGTTGATGATCTTCCTGCTACCGGCGCTGCGCGACGGCGCCCCGGCGGTTCCGGTGTCACTGGTAGCCTCGGCGGCGATTCTCTACGCGGTGATCTATCTGGCACACGGTGTCAGCCTGCGCACCAGCGCGGCCCTCCTGGGCACCCTGACATCGTTGTTGCTCGCCGCGATATTGTCCTGGGCGGCAATCGAATTGGCCCACCTGACGGGATTGTCCGAAGACCAGAACAACGAGGTCGCGGCCTACATGGGCAACGTGTCGATCACCGGCCTGCTGTTGGCGGGGTTCATCATCGGCTCCCTCGGTGTGCTCAACGACGTCACCATCACCCAGGCCTCAGCGGTATTCGAGCTGGCCGAACACGGCGGGAGTCGGCGCGCGATCTTCGCCGGTGCCATGCGGGTGGGCAGTGACCACATCGCCAGCACGGTCTACACCCTGGTGCTGGCCTATGCCGGCAGTGCCCTGCCGCTGCTGCTGTTGTTCAGCGTGGCCAACCGGTCACTGGGTGACGTGCTGACCGGCGAGAGCGTGGCGATCGAGATCGCCCGCTCCGCGGTAGGCGGTATCGCCCTGGCGCTGTCCGTCCCGTTGACGACGGGCATCGCCGCGGTGCTCGCCACGCCCACCACCGGGACGAAATAGCCTGCGCCTCAGCCCACGAGGTCCTTTTCGGTGAGCTCGGTGGCGGCCAGCGCGGCGGCCAGGGTGTCATGCCGGAACGCCGACGTGACGTGGTCGTGCACCACCCGGAACGCTGCCGCCCCGGTGCGGGTACTCCCGTCGCCGGCCATGATGGTCTGTTCGACGACGACCACGCCGTCGTGCACGAACATCCGCCCGGGCGTCACGGTGTCCCCGCCGGACTCTGCCCAATTCCGCAGGGCGGCGTGCCCCTGCGCGGCACCGTTGGCATCGCCCACCTCGATGTCATCGCTGGACAGCGCGATCAGGGTCTCGACGTCGTCCTCGTTGAGCGCGTCATGCCAGGCCAGGACCGTGGCGATCTCGGATGTGGTCATGAACGAAACGTACGCTACTCAGAACGGTGTGCGGTCGAGCCAGGTGTCCCAGGTCGCGGTGTCGCCGAACACTTCCAGCCCGAGGTCGGCGGCCGTACCCCGGCGCGTGACCGCCATCAGCAGTTTCTGGGCCGGCCCCTTCAGCGCGACGGTGCCCTTGCCGTGACTGTGCGACCACCCGAGCCCGTCCTCGTCGTGCTCGATCGTCCACTCCCCCGTCGGCCCCAGACCGTCGTCGGTCGCGTGCAGGTGGATGCTGCTGCCGAATGCGAGCGGTTCATGGTGCCGCTTGTTGGCCATGCCGGTGGCGATCGCGAGCCATTCACTGACGGCGTCGGCGGCGAGATCGGCCGGGAGGACGAACTCGGATCCCACGGCCAGCGCGGCGTCGATGTGGTGTACCGCCACCTCGTGGACGCGTCGGCGGATCCACCAACCCTCGGGCTTGGGGCCCAGGAACGTCCACACCCTGGCGTCGGTGCCGATCTGGTCTGCCGACTTGAGGACCTGGGCCGCACCCGCGTTGAGCCATTCGATCGCGGCGTCGGGATCGTCGGGCGGCTTCCCTTCGTGAACCTCGCGCGGATCGAGCGGTGAGACCCGGCGCTCGGAGATAATCTGTGCCGCCCAACGGTTTCCGCGCCCGACATGGCGGAACAGTTGCTTGAGCGTCCAGTCCGGGCAGGTCGGCACCGGCGTCTCGGGATCGCTGGAGGCGATCAGCTCCCCGAAGCTCCGGGTCTGGTCGAGCAGAGCGGCGCGGAAGTCCACATCACGAACCTACCGCTGTGCGTGCCTTTTCGAGCGTTATCGGAAGAGACGACCAGCCGCGCAGGATCCGGGTGTCCCGCCGGTTGCCTTCACCGGCGGCCCGCACATCGGGAAACCGGTCGAAGAAGGTCTGCAGGCCCACCTGTCCCTCGGCCCTGGCCAGGGCCGCCCCCAGGCAGAAGTGTCGGCCACCGGAGAACGACAGGTGCCGGCCGGCGTTGTCCCGTTCGATGTCGAAGCGGTGTGGGTCGGTGAACACCGCGGGGTCGCGGTTGGCGCCGGCGAGATGCACGATGACGAGCTCCCCGGCCTGCACCGCGGTGCCCGCCACCTCGGTGTCGCGCAGGGCCACCCGCGCGCTCATCAGCACCGGTGAGTCCAGTCGCAGGATCTCCTCCACCGTGTTCGGCCACAGCTCGGGGCGGGCCGAGAGGGTCTGCAGGTGTTCGGGATGGTCGAGCAGCATCCGAATACCGTTGCCCAGCAGGTTGACCGTGGTCTCGAATCCGGCCGCCAGCACCAGCCCGGCCAGCGCCCGCAGTTCCGCCTCGTCGAGCGGTTCTCCGGCGGCTCCCGCCTCGGAGGCCGCGATGATCTGGCTGAGCAGGTCATCACCGGGGTTGCGCCGCAGTTGGCGCAGGTGATGAGTCAGCCAGGTCTCGAATCCGTGGATGCCGGAGTTCACCTGTTGGTACTGCTGCCAGCTCAGCCCGATGTCGAGACTCGGTGCGCCGAGTTCGCCGAAGCGCAGGACCTGGGAGCGGTCGGCGTCGGGGACGCCGAGGATGTCGCTGATCACCGCGACGGGCAACTGCGCGCAGTACCGGTCCACGATGTTGACCACCCCGGCGTCGCCGTCCATCGAGTCCAGCAGTTCGTCGGCGGTCTCCTTCACCCGTTCCCGCAACCGGGCCACCGCGCGCGTGGTGAAGACCGAGGAGACCAGCTTGCGGTAGCGGGTGTGATCGGGTGGTTCCACCGCCAGCAGGGACGGCGGCAACAGCGGATGCAGCATTCCGGTGTCGGTCTTGTCGGCCACCCAGCGCAGCGGACGCGGCAGGTTGCCGCCGAGCCGCGACACCCGGAAGTCGTCAGAGCGCAGCAGGTCGGTGGCCACGTCGTGGTGGAAGGTCATCAAGATCGCGCGGCCGCGCACGATCGGTCCACGACGGCGCATCTCGTCGGCGAAGGGCGCCGGGTCGGCCCGCACCGCCGGGTCCGCGATCAACCGGGCCTGCGGATCCCCGCGACGCACGCCGTACGCAGAGATGCCCCGAACCACCCCGTGCAGGGCCATCCACCGGATTCGTTCCCGCATGGCCCGAGCCTACGGCCGTACAAATTGTTCTACAAGCGTCAAACAGTGGCGACGGGGCGTCCCAGCGCGTAGACCCGCCATCCGGCTTCCCGCCACCGCTGCGCATCCAGGCAATTGCGGCCGTCCACAACGACTTTGACGCGCACCGTGTCGGCCAGCTCGGCCGGATTCAGGTCGACGAACTCGGCCCACTCGGTGAGCACCAGCACCGCATCGGCCCGATCGCAGGCTTCGACGACGGAGGTGGAGTAGTTCAGGGTGGGGAACACTCGTTGCGAGTTGTCCATCGCCTTGGGGTCGTACACGTTGACCGCGGCCCCGTTCAACTGCAGCATGCCGGCGACGTTGAGGGCCGGCGAGTCGCGCACGTCGTCGGACTCGGGTTTGAATGCCGCGCCGAGGACGGCGATGTTGGCGCCGAGCAGGGATCCGCCGCAGGCCCGGGTGGTCAGTTCCACCATCGCGGTGCGACGACGCATGTTGATGCTGTCGACCTCACGCAGGAAGGTCAGCGCGTGGTTGGCACCGAGCTCACCGGCCCGGGCCATGAACGCCCGGATGTCCTTGGGCAGGCAGCCACCACCGAAACCCAAGCCCGCGTTGAGGAATCGCCGTCCGATGCGTGGGTCGTAGCCCAGCGCGTCGGCCAGCAGGGTGACGTCGGCGCCGGCGGCTTCACACACCTCGGAGATCGCGTTGATGAACGAGATCTTGGTCGCCAGGAACGCGTTGGCCGACACCTTGACCAGCTCGGCGGTCTGCAGGTCGGTGACCAGGAACGGCACCCCGTCGTCGATCAACGGCGCGTAGAGTTCGCGCACCGCGGCCTCGGCCCGAGTCGAATCGTGCTGCACCCCAAGCACGATGCGATCCGGATGCAGGGTGTCGTGCACGGCGTAGCCTTCCCGCAGGAACTCCGGGTTCCAGGCCACCTCGACGTCGACGTCGGCAGGCGCGAGTCCGCGGGCCCGCTCGGCCAGGTCGCCGGCGGTGCCGACCGGAACCGTCGACTTGCCGACGATCACCGCGGACCGCCGAAGCCGTGGCACCAGGGTGTCGATGACGGCGTGCACGTGGCGCAGGTCGGCGCCGTAGTCGCCCTTCTTCTGCGGGGTGCCGACGCCGAGGAAGTGCACATCGGCGAAGTCGGCGGCCTCGTCATAGTCGGTGGTGAACCGCAACCGCCCGGCAGACAGGTTGTCGTTCAGCACCTTGCGCAGGCCGGGCTCGTAGAACGGGATGTCGCCCGCGGCGAGTTTGGCGACCTTGCCCGGGTCGATGTCGACCCCGATCACCTCGTGGCCGAGCTCTGCCATCCCCGCGGCATGTGTCGCGCCCAGATAACCGGTACCGAATACGGTGCATCGCATACTGCCTGGATAGGCGGCCAGGATGAGCTAGTTGCTACGTGACACTGAGCGGCAGGCCAACGTCAGGTGACGGTTTTCAGTGCCCACCGAACGGGAAGGGCCACAGCGTTCCGCCGTCGCCACCGCGGTGCGAACCACCGGAACGGCCGGGGTTCCAATCGTCGGACCCGCGACCCGAACGGCCGGGGTTCCAGTCATCCGAACCCTGGCCCGGCCACTGCGGGGCCTCGCGTTCATGGCGGGACGGCGGATCCCACTGGCGCCGCGGCGGATCCCACTGACGCTGCGGCGGATCCCACTGGGGCCGGAAGATGTTCGGCAGCCGTGGCGCAGGCGGTAGCACGACCAGCGGCGGGATGTACGGCGCCGGCGGCGGCGCGATGGGGGGCGGAGCGGGCACCGGAGCCTCGGGTACCGGGGCCGGGGCCGGGGCCTCGGGCGCCGGCGGCGGGACCGCGGCGGGTTGCTCGACGTAGACGGTGCGCGGCGGCGCCTGCGGTGCGGGCGCCGGGGCCTCCTGCACCACCGGGATCGGAGCCTTGATGGTCTCCGGCGGCGGAGCCGGTGGCGGCGGTACCAGCGCTGCCGGCGGCGGCGCCGGGGCGGGGAGCTTGGCCGGGGCGCTGGGTGCCACGGCACCCTGCGCCGGCGCGGGGCGTTGATCGACCGTCGGCCGGATATTCACCGCAAGCGAAATAACCAGTGCCACAACGCCAACCACGAAGACCGAGGTCAATGCGGAACCGACGAGCAGGAACGGTTTGCGCTCCTCTTCCATCGGCATCTCGTCGCCGACGAGCTCCACGCCGTCGACCGGCGCGTCACCCAACGGGGCCATCTCGGTGGCCAGACCGGCCAGCGCGTAGGCGCTGCCCGCGGTGCTGCCGTCGGGATCCTGCGAATAGGCCAGACCGACGGTCGTCGCCTCGAACGCGGGCGCATGGGCCGAGGCCAGCGCGGCGCCGCGGGCCAGCGCCATCTCCGGCTCGTCGGGGGCACTGACCGGCAGCGACACCAGGTTCTCCAGATGCGCCTTCACCGAGGCGACGTCCACCCCGGCGCCCAGGACGAACATGCCGTCGGGCGCGGAGTCGGACGCTTCGACCGCTGCGGCCATGTCGGTGAGGACGGCCATCGCGTCGGCACTGTGCAACGACTGGGCCAACACCTTCACCACGGAACCGTCGTCGGTCTTCACCACGGACAACGTCGCGGTGTCACGATCGATGAACAGCAATGCGGTGGTGTCGTAACCGACCGCGCGACCGACCGCCTGGGCCAGTGCCGCGGCGGCATGACCTTCGGAGACCAGCATGACGTCGTCGATGCCGTGCGCAGACAGTGTGTCGCGCAGCGCGGCGGCGTCCGAGTGGTCGGTCCAGGTGACGCCGATCGACTTCAGATGGTGCCCGCCCGCGGTGGCGCTCTCCTGG
Protein-coding regions in this window:
- a CDS encoding YibE/F family protein; amino-acid sequence: MAHSHSHSHSLAGSSPLSPLAARIVVGLLVAIGVAMLIGAAMLWPSHQKVDIPLPFQNAAGGAVTTEAGHVTSSTLADCGSPSAGGVLTAAPKPAEPGGGTCVQNLVAIDSGPNAGAKTLLEFTTGPGQPNLAAGDSIRVSRQVDQAGTTSYAFFDFERTWPLVALAVVFAVVIVAVARWRGLRAIVGIVVAFAVLMIFLLPALRDGAPAVPVSLVASAAILYAVIYLAHGVSLRTSAALLGTLTSLLLAAILSWAAIELAHLTGLSEDQNNEVAAYMGNVSITGLLLAGFIIGSLGVLNDVTITQASAVFELAEHGGSRRAIFAGAMRVGSDHIASTVYTLVLAYAGSALPLLLLFSVANRSLGDVLTGESVAIEIARSAVGGIALALSVPLTTGIAAVLATPTTGTK
- a CDS encoding maleylpyruvate isomerase family mycothiol-dependent enzyme, with amino-acid sequence MDFRAALLDQTRSFGELIASSDPETPVPTCPDWTLKQLFRHVGRGNRWAAQIISERRVSPLDPREVHEGKPPDDPDAAIEWLNAGAAQVLKSADQIGTDARVWTFLGPKPEGWWIRRRVHEVAVHHIDAALAVGSEFVLPADLAADAVSEWLAIATGMANKRHHEPLAFGSSIHLHATDDGLGPTGEWTIEHDEDGLGWSHSHGKGTVALKGPAQKLLMAVTRRGTAADLGLEVFGDTATWDTWLDRTPF
- a CDS encoding cytochrome P450, producing MRERIRWMALHGVVRGISAYGVRRGDPQARLIADPAVRADPAPFADEMRRRGPIVRGRAILMTFHHDVATDLLRSDDFRVSRLGGNLPRPLRWVADKTDTGMLHPLLPPSLLAVEPPDHTRYRKLVSSVFTTRAVARLRERVKETADELLDSMDGDAGVVNIVDRYCAQLPVAVISDILGVPDADRSQVLRFGELGAPSLDIGLSWQQYQQVNSGIHGFETWLTHHLRQLRRNPGDDLLSQIIAASEAGAAGEPLDEAELRALAGLVLAAGFETTVNLLGNGIRMLLDHPEHLQTLSARPELWPNTVEEILRLDSPVLMSARVALRDTEVAGTAVQAGELVIVHLAGANRDPAVFTDPHRFDIERDNAGRHLSFSGGRHFCLGAALARAEGQVGLQTFFDRFPDVRAAGEGNRRDTRILRGWSSLPITLEKARTAVGS
- a CDS encoding DUF7159 family protein, with amino-acid sequence MDIVLGVAMAPTTVRMVLVEGEKADGVTVDHDVFDVTAGDDSATTSASDQVVAAILGTQESATAGGHHLKSIGVTWTDHSDAAALRDTLSAHGIDDVMLVSEGHAAAALAQAVGRAVGYDTTALLFIDRDTATLSVVKTDDGSVVKVLAQSLHSADAMAVLTDMAAAVEASDSAPDGMFVLGAGVDVASVKAHLENLVSLPVSAPDEPEMALARGAALASAHAPAFEATTVGLAYSQDPDGSTAGSAYALAGLATEMAPLGDAPVDGVELVGDEMPMEEERKPFLLVGSALTSVFVVGVVALVISLAVNIRPTVDQRPAPAQGAVAPSAPAKLPAPAPPPAALVPPPPAPPPETIKAPIPVVQEAPAPAPQAPPRTVYVEQPAAVPPPAPEAPAPAPVPEAPVPAPPPIAPPPAPYIPPLVVLPPAPRLPNIFRPQWDPPQRQWDPPRRQWDPPSRHEREAPQWPGQGSDDWNPGRSGRGSDDWNPGRSGGSHRGGDGGTLWPFPFGGH
- a CDS encoding nuclear transport factor 2 family protein, which codes for MTTSEIATVLAWHDALNEDDVETLIALSSDDIEVGDANGAAQGHAALRNWAESGGDTVTPGRMFVHDGVVVVEQTIMAGDGSTRTGAAAFRVVHDHVTSAFRHDTLAAALAATELTEKDLVG
- a CDS encoding UDP-glucose dehydrogenase family protein, whose translation is MRCTVFGTGYLGATHAAGMAELGHEVIGVDIDPGKVAKLAAGDIPFYEPGLRKVLNDNLSAGRLRFTTDYDEAADFADVHFLGVGTPQKKGDYGADLRHVHAVIDTLVPRLRRSAVIVGKSTVPVGTAGDLAERARGLAPADVDVEVAWNPEFLREGYAVHDTLHPDRIVLGVQHDSTRAEAAVRELYAPLIDDGVPFLVTDLQTAELVKVSANAFLATKISFINAISEVCEAAGADVTLLADALGYDPRIGRRFLNAGLGFGGGCLPKDIRAFMARAGELGANHALTFLREVDSINMRRRTAMVELTTRACGGSLLGANIAVLGAAFKPESDDVRDSPALNVAGMLQLNGAAVNVYDPKAMDNSQRVFPTLNYSTSVVEACDRADAVLVLTEWAEFVDLNPAELADTVRVKVVVDGRNCLDAQRWREAGWRVYALGRPVATV